TCGCCCTGAACAATTAGGTCGATAATTTTGGAGTCAAGAGTTTTTACATATTCGTCCGGCCCGTAGATGCTCTCCTTTGGCACAAATCCGTAATTTGAGCCGAAATGCGTGAAGTCAGAGGATGCGATGTAGATTGTATTTTTGTCGGCTATTATTTTTGCAAGATCCTTAATCTCGTCGAGCGGGAGTCTTGGAACCTGCAGCGGCACAAAGGTGAAGTCACTGAACAGGTACTGGAGGAAGGGAATCTGGACCTCTATGGAGTGTTCACTTTTCATTTCCCCGGGCGCTTCCATTATGGCCTGCTCTTTAGTGATGCGCTTTATCATCTCAAGGTTTACTTTTGCGTTTCCAAGCGGCGTTGACCAGTCTTCAGTTGAAGTTGCTATTATACCTTTGCCATAATGGTCGGTTCCAAGAATTACGAAGTTTTTCTTGTCGCTTCTTGAAACGGCTTTGTATGTTTTTGCTGCAACGGGCCCTGAAAACAGGTAGCCCGCATGAGGCACAATGAGCCCCCTTGCTTCCGGGAAGTGCGTGGTTTCAGCCCCAAAGAACATCTCAAGCCCGGATATAAGCTCCCCATGGTCTGCAGGGTAAAACGTGCCTGCGCCAATCGGCAATCTCATAACATTAGGTCTTTTGATTTATATGGTGGGAAGCGGCAATTATTATGGGGGCCTTTAGAATTCCTTTTCTTGGAGCAAAAGGGCAGATGCGTCTAATAGAGTCCAATTTTCTTTGCAGGATTGCTTTTGGAGGAAGCGAATTCCCATATATTGCACCTTTCTTTTACGTCCTTGAAAAGGGCCGGATTTATGTTATCGCTTCCAACTATGGGCTAAAGCTGGCACTTATGGAAAGCCGGCCAAAAGTGTGCCTTGAGATAGAGAGCAATTCTGGCGATTTTTCCAGCTTTTTCTTCGTACGGCTTCTTGGAACTATTTCCATTGTAAAGGATGCAACCGAGGAAAAGGCAGTGAGAATGAGATTTTTCAAGCTTTTTTCTTCCGGGAAGGTTTCGGAGAGGGCGCTTACAGCAATAGGGCTTTTGGAGACCGACCCCCCGGAAGCGATTCTGGAAACTTCACAAAATCTGGTCTGGCGTTTGGACGTTTCAGAAAGCAGGGCGCTTGGTTTTGGAGAGTTACCTTGAAGAAACCAGGTGCAGGAGCGGCAGTGTGCAGGCACCCCTAAAATCGGTCTTTATATGCCGCCTTGCTTTAATTATGAGGATAAGCGAGCAGATTTTTCCAAGGGCGGTTGCGCTTCTTGGCACCTGCGGAAAAGATGGGCGGCCGAACCTGATGTCAGTTAGCTTCATAATGCCAATCAGCTTTGACCCCAAATATGTCGCGTTTTCCATCGCCCCCCACAGATTCAGCTATTATAATCTTCAGCAGGTAGAGGAGTTTACTCTCAACTTTCTTGATACCCGTCAAAAAGAGCTTGCAGCAATATGCGGCGCCTATTCCGGGCGGGACAAGGACAAGTTTCAGATGTGCGGGCTTGACCCGATAAGGTCTAGGAAGGTTTTTCCTCCCGTGGTTTACTGCCCGGTAAGCTACGAGTGCCAGGTTATGGACATGAAAGAGCTTGGAGACCATGTCCTGGTTGTCGGGGCTGTACTGGAAGAATGGGTCAGGCGAAAGGACTTTACGCCGCTTCTTCACAAGGGCGGAAGTGAGTATATGTCTCCTGTGGGGCTAAAATGATTTGCCTTGGGCCGGGGGGCCTTCCGACAATAACGAAGGGAGACACCATTCAGGGGCTCAAGGATCTGCATTCAATTGGCCTGAACTTCATGGAACTCGAATTTGTCCACAGCATTTATCTCAAGAAAGACAAGGCAATAGAAATAGGCAAAGCTGCAAAAGAGCTTGGCATAGGGCTTTCAGTCCATGGGCCGTATTATGTCAACTTTGGAAACCCCGAAAAATTTGCCCCAAGCAAGAAGAGGATTCTTGACTCCTGCGAAATCGCGCATCACCTGGGCGCAAAATACGTTGTTTTTCATCCCGGCTTTTACGGAAAATTGGCGCCTGAGACGGTTTACAAAATGGTGCTGAAAAACTGCCTTGAAATACAGGAGGTGATTCTTTCAAACAATTGGGACGTGAAATTGGGGCTTGAAACAACAGGCAAAAAGTCGCAGTTTGGCACACTTGACGAACTGATAAGGATTTGCTCTGAGCTTAAAGTTGCTGAGCCGGTTATCGACTTTTCCCACATTTATGCAAGGCAGGGCGGCCACATTGACTACAAGGAAGTCCTGGACAAAGTTAAGCACTTAAAACACCTCCACACGCACTTTTCGAACATCGAGTATACGGATGCAGGCGAGAGGAGGCACCTGCCGCTTGGGACAGCAGGGCCGGACTTTGAGGAGCTTGCCAGGGAAATTGTAAAAAGAAACATTGACATCACGATAATCTGCGAAACGCCACTTCTGGAGCAGGACAGCCTGAAGATGAAGGGGTTTTTCGAGGAAATACAAAACTAGCTTAGCCGATGTCTGCTTCAGAACTGAATGGCGTTTTTTCTAGCCCCTCAAAATGGTAGGGGTATATTCCTTTGACACAGCCATAGCAGCAGTTGCCGCATATCTTTTTGGCTCCTTCATTGGATAGGTAGCCCACGCTGTCAAAACCACTATGTTCTGCCAGTTTTTTCTCGAACGCCTCATGGTTTTCCGCTACCTT
The DNA window shown above is from Candidatus Aenigmatarchaeota archaeon and carries:
- the amrB gene encoding AmmeMemoRadiSam system protein B, whose product is MRLPIGAGTFYPADHGELISGLEMFFGAETTHFPEARGLIVPHAGYLFSGPVAAKTYKAVSRSDKKNFVILGTDHYGKGIIATSTEDWSTPLGNAKVNLEMIKRITKEQAIMEAPGEMKSEHSIEVQIPFLQYLFSDFTFVPLQVPRLPLDEIKDLAKIIADKNTIYIASSDFTHFGSNYGFVPKESIYGPDEYVKTLDSKIIDLIVQGDTKKFVDFIEDNDMTVCGYVPIALLMEVMKILGAKTVEKIAYDTSFSVSHDVSAIVGYGGLLFR
- a CDS encoding pyridoxamine 5'-phosphate oxidase family protein, whose translation is MGAFRIPFLGAKGQMRLIESNFLCRIAFGGSEFPYIAPFFYVLEKGRIYVIASNYGLKLALMESRPKVCLEIESNSGDFSSFFFVRLLGTISIVKDATEEKAVRMRFFKLFSSGKVSERALTAIGLLETDPPEAILETSQNLVWRLDVSESRALGFGELP
- a CDS encoding flavin reductase family protein, giving the protein MRISEQIFPRAVALLGTCGKDGRPNLMSVSFIMPISFDPKYVAFSIAPHRFSYYNLQQVEEFTLNFLDTRQKELAAICGAYSGRDKDKFQMCGLDPIRSRKVFPPVVYCPVSYECQVMDMKELGDHVLVVGAVLEEWVRRKDFTPLLHKGGSEYMSPVGLK
- a CDS encoding TIM barrel protein gives rise to the protein MICLGPGGLPTITKGDTIQGLKDLHSIGLNFMELEFVHSIYLKKDKAIEIGKAAKELGIGLSVHGPYYVNFGNPEKFAPSKKRILDSCEIAHHLGAKYVVFHPGFYGKLAPETVYKMVLKNCLEIQEVILSNNWDVKLGLETTGKKSQFGTLDELIRICSELKVAEPVIDFSHIYARQGGHIDYKEVLDKVKHLKHLHTHFSNIEYTDAGERRHLPLGTAGPDFEELAREIVKRNIDITIICETPLLEQDSLKMKGFFEEIQN